The genomic window AGCAATCAATCGTTACAAATTCACAGTATTCtctttattctaaaaatcataaaaagaaaaaaatatatatatatatcctttaagacaaaataatagCTCCGAGCATTAAGAATATTCCATCTGATTAGGAAATGTTCGCATCAGTACcagattgttttttattttccgtgTTGGAACGAATATTAACatcctaaataaaaatataaaaattcaccttttatttatgataaaaatttataaataaattaatagtatatgCAGTGTTATCAAAACAATTAGCAAAACAAATATGTgcgtttattataaaaaatatttcattcaataatactccaccattaaattaaattgcttgaaaaaccaagaaaatataatggtaatggagaataattatttattccgaAAATGGAATAGGTATAATTTCTGTCAATATATCTGCATCGTGCACACCAACCATATTATTTCCTCCAGAATTCGATTCAATGAGTGAGTTTGATTCTCCTCCAGGACCTCCTCTAGTAGAAGTGTTGACAGGTTCTGCTGTTTCGATTTCCTCTATTTCTTCCATgtcctaaataaaaataataatgagaaaagagtAATAATTGAGGATGAACTATGAATATAGATAATATGGAGTAACCTCTTCCGATAATAGCTGAAATGCAGCGTCTAACGTCAACTTGGCGCTATGCGATCTTTCAAGGAAATAACCATTCGTATTTTCATTACTCTGACCAGGAGGACTCCAATTACTGTAAGAATATTGACCCGGTGGATAGGAACCAGGTACACTACGACCGCGATCCAATTCTTCGGTTAACCACACTACAGCACTACTCCATGTATTACGAATATCTGGAGAATTATCGAATATCATCTTCGCAACTCGACAATTTGAAAAGAGTGAAACTAATAGTTTGATGCAATGATAGGCCCGTTTATGACAATGAGTGGTAGACTTTGTTATATTATCGAATAGTCCATCTCTGGAGGTATTTTCGTGATGAATACCTTTTAGAGCATTTTGAATCCGTAATGTCTGCCAAGAATCTTCAATGCGCAATACCGTCATCAGTAAATCCAAATATAGTTTTAGCTCATAAGGGTAGACAAGAGAAATATGCCAAAGAAGCTCACAAAGTACTGCGTTAGAAAAGGTCATATTCTCCCAacaacaaaattgaattaacttCTTAGTATCTTCTTGGGAATTCGCCTCTTCCACTAACTTCTTCAGATATTCACATTTAACAAAGACGAGCTCTGCGACCTTTTGTTGAATAGGCATGATAGGCTCTGATGTTTCTGCATATGGGTTGGGAAGTGGATTACCATCTACTTTTTGTGAGGAGCACCTGTTTGAAACATCACAACATCTAATTAAGGTAGAAACTACTTGATATAATTTTCCGAACTCAACATATTGGTATTTAATCGGTGGTCCAGGACCTTCGTCTATAGCTACTTGAATAAATATGGCTGGTAcgtttaattttaacaattggGTCTTTTCTGGTACTCCCAGAGAAGCATACATAGAGAAAAAGCTAAAATATTGGGTTATATGACGACCATGCTCAGATACTTCCATCCATAAAAGTGATAGAACTGTTGAGAGAAGGTGATCAGCCAGTGTATTTCCAACAATTTCTATAGGTATAAAAGGCTGTTGTAAAATAGGTGGCGCCGGAACTGGGCCATCATTCAATGAGAAATGGGCTAAGCATACAATGATACGGCTAAAAGCTGTTCGGACTTCGACGGATGGGCATTCCAACATGTATTCACAAAACCGAACAGGATGTGCAAAAAGTGCTTTCTGTCCAAACCAACTACGCACAATCGgtgaacaatttaaataatcatgTAAGGAATCATACCAATCTAAAGCAGAACCTCGGAGGGATTTTTTAGTGTGAAAGGCAGATTGAAATAGAAATTTTGATGCGAGTTGTACAGTTGTCAAGGCGATTTCTTCAAAGTCCGATGCCCATTTGTGACTATTGCCCATGGTGTTTATGGAATGTCTGTCACCAACAGGGTTTACAACATGCCTGTTACAACATATGAGTTGCttcataaatttaaagtattcattattgaattgatTTCTATGATGAAGAAAAcgaacattttgtttttgtatgcTCTTCTCGATAGGAACCGGGATTTTGGTACTACTGCTACTACTGGAGTGGACTGAAACtccattcaaatttaattcattcattttattcaaaacatcaACAGCAAGAGAGTCGTCCGCAATGTCAGATCTACAGTAAAAAAGCATGTACGCATTCCACCAGCGTTTCTGTCGCCTACTTGACGTACGTTTTGACATTTGATCATACACTTCTGACACACATTCACCTCCGTAGCATTGTGCCTTTAATTCTTCGTCATCATCAACCTTAACTTCTGACACCTCACCATCATCAAATTTATACCACTTGTCTTTACTcttaatataagaataataatgaccTCCTGAGGCTTGTCCAGAATGAACAACCATTCCTCTCAATTTATAAGTATGGACGGTTTTACCATCTAAGTCAGAAGGATCTGCATCTATAACCTCGCCTTCAATTTTAGCAAGGCCTCCAACAGTATATGGTTCCATATCAAGAACTCTTGGAAATTCAAAATAGTCATTGAACTTAATGGCACATTCTCTTTCATAATCATAGTCAAAACGTTTTAACTGAATCACAAGTATTGGAGGGAGCTTCTTAATACATAATCGTTTCATCGTATCAACTTTTTTATCACATGAGGCACAATGATACGCATTATTTCCATCTAGGAGTTCACCTTTCACATATTCATGAAGAGAATCAGTCAAGTTATTATGATTTCTAACTTCAACACTTAATACACAAAATGGTTCTTCTCTAGAGTAACGATGAGGACATGTCTTGCATATCATTTGATCAGAGAGTACTCCTCCGAGGACTTTAGTCATTCGTTGTTCATAGCCCAAAGCTTTTAGAGCTTCATCCACAAAATCAATAAGGCTCATAAAAAATTCAACTGCATCTTGTTGTTCCCTTAGATTTACAGGCTCGCCTTGCATTCTAAAATGCTTCCACAGTCCTTTAGGAACATAAAACTGAAGTTTTGTATGAGACAAATGCGCAAATATAGCTTGAACTTGTTTTAAAATCGTAATGTTATAATCCTTCCTGGATGACACTGCTCCATATTCACCTATGTCTATATTGTGATTGTGCTCATTGGAATGAGCCTCATTTTCTCGATCTTCTCCACTAAAATCCTCATCAGGATCATTGCATGCTCCCTCTGCCGAAAGCACTCCATTACGAACGCctaaaaagagtaaataaagatgtattataaaatatatacaaatagttCGTAAGAATAAACTGGCAAATTATAATCACTTTACCTTCAATCATAAAAAGCTGCTGCAACACAGAATTCATATAACATGTAGCTCCGGCATTTTTTAACCCTACAAATCCCTTAAGAGGTCTAGGTCCAACAGGTGGAAGATATTCCCATTCATAAAGTGATTCATCGCTGTTTGCATAAAACATCTCAGTAAGCATATTTGCAactatctttaaatttttagagcATTCGGtgcataaaataactaaaacttCAAATGCAGCCATATGTGTTTGGCCCGTAGTACAAACAGGAACAACATTATCCATTGGGATTTCGCCAGTCTGATTATATATAACCATCATTTTTGATGAAGGGAAAATAAAATCTTCAATTATATCCTTAATTAACCCAACAGTATTCCCAACTTCTATCTTCTTTTCGGGACTTAAGAATGCAATGAGTTCTCTTGTTATTCTGAGGTGTCCTTCCAGTAAACTGTCATCAACTCTAGAATGACCAGTTTCTCTAACATCATCTCTTACTTTCTTGAgccaattaatttcattattgagaAGACTCTCGGTGGAATTTAAAACCATACCTGTGCTTGATACATTTAAAAGTAGACATGAAAGAACAACGAAATACTCTGAAGACTGTTTAGCTTTCTGAGTGGCTGTTGTGTTCAAAACGGAAAAAAGTAAATCGATTAAAATTTTTGGCGAATTTTCATCGTTCGAACATCGATTTGTTATCGTTAAAAATTGTTCTCCTGCTTCGATTCGAACCCTCTTCAAATTTGAAAGGAGGatcatatcaataataaattgatgCCACATTTTTTCCTTATTCAATTTATCTAGACTAGGTGGATAAAGAGCTATCGCCAGCGTAAGGATTTCCATTGCTTCTTTACACAATGATATTTGTTCTGGCATTAAAGAGTAGACATTTCCTTCTTCGTGGGGAGCGTGCAGTTCTACGTCAATATAAGGAGAATCGCTggatattaaattaatgttacCACTAGAACTTGCCCAAGCCAATCGTATAATTGCTAGAACTGTAGAATAATCCATTATGTTTACTGTCATGTATTTAGCTAGCTGAGGCGCGATTCGATGTGATATTTGCCTTAGACGGAATTCATTAGTAGGATTTGGTACTTGTATTAATGCCTTTTGAAGAACCATTGTTATAGCTGGACTAGATGGGGAGGGTGAATCAGATATGATGCCGTCTGCAGCTGCACATACAAACGCATGACCCACgacacaaaaaagaaatttacaaattttagcaACAGATATATAACAGAGTTGTTTCATGACATCGTCGGCATTAGAAAGGAAATCTCTTTGGGTAAGGATACTTTTAAAACATTGCATGCCACCAGCCTTCACAAAATTGAGTTGAAATTCAAGGGTTTTATCAGTAAGAGTTCCAAGTCCTGGCATTAGGAGAGCATACATAACTTCAAGATTATAAAGGGTCTCGGAaggagatgaagaaaaaaattctttgaataataCATTATCTCCTGATGTTTGTGTAGCAGCAATTTCATGACAAAATTTCCTCATTGAATTGACAGTATCAAAATCCGGAGGCATAATTTGAAGAACGTGTCGTGCACGATCTCTTAGATCCGGAATGTTTCTCTCACATCCTAGGTCGGCAAGCTGAATCAGAAAACGCTTATTTCTGGGAGATTTTGCCATAATAATTCCAGGCAAACTTTGTTCTGCTTCGTAGTTTGGACCATCATATAAATGATGAGGGCTTGAAGTAGAAGAATCTGACGAGCTATCAGGAGAACTAGCGATATTACTTGAAATTTGACTAACTTTTCCAGTCACAATTGACTTGTCAGTTAACTGAGTGTTAAGTAAAATCTTTCCATCGTCCCTATTTTCTAAACATTCACCATTGTAAAAAAGTTCCAATTTAATAGATGCAGAACTCAGTTTAAGTCTTTGAAAAATTTGTCTCCGAAGAGACCCTAAAGTATCATTAGTATGGACCAGTATGTCAACGTCTTCATTTTGACGTCCCTGATGAGTAAATCTGATTATGAGAGATAACTGTTTTCCCTTGGCGGCACGATAGAGAGGAACATAAGATCTTTCCTCTCCAAAATCTGAatcacattcaaaaatatactcgTATAAAACTTTTAAGATTCGAATAAGTTGTCGATATTTCATCTCTGTATCTCTTGCTCCTGGATCCATAATTGATATTGTATCATAAATAGGTCTCAGCTGTTCCATACAAGTAGATATGAAGTCTTCATGTATTTCTAATTGAGAATCAATTAGGGACGGACCAAGATTTGTAAAGGtttcttctaaaatatcaaTGGCACGATTTGCTACTTCTTCGTCCGGAGAGCTACGAATTATTTGCCAAATATAGTCGATTCCTATTAATTCTaagttattcattaaataaattcttcttttgataatcagtttttcttcctttgaatTAACTgacttaaaaaatttatcaaaacatTGAATACCAGATTCTGTCATAAGCATTGGATCGAACTTAAGAATATTCTCAACAAAAAAGCTTTTACTGATTTCCGGGTCTAGATCTGGTTCTACTCCCATTAATTTAGAAAACCAGTCAAAACAAGCTTCACGATCTTCTTTAAACACTGCTTTCTCCGCCAAACACTCCCATATTTGTTTTGCTTGAGCAGCACAAAGCCATAGTCGTCCATCTTTAAGGagaaaacgtaaaaaaattaatcgttCACGTACTTGAACAATGTGATCAAAGCGGCCATCAGGAAAAATTTTTAAGGGGTCTTTATCTACAAATCCCTCAGATTCTAGTTGTTTTATGTAAGATGTTAAGTTATTTGCGACTTTAATGACAAGAACGTGAGAGGATTGGAGTCTATTAATAACGTCGTGCCGATAGGCAACTCCTTGCGCATGGTGATGAGGATTAGGAAGCGTATTGTGTGGATCATTATTTGATGATTCAGGATAAAGGGAACAAATTTCACGAATTTGTTTTAAGGCTGGAATTACCCACTTgctattattgtttatttcatcGATACAAGCATCCAACCAACGATTCTTTTGACCTTCACTATTTTGAGTACAACTATAGTCTAAAATTTTGACGTGAGCTGCAAGCGCTTGATCCATGATCTCTGTTGAAACGTTCTTAGAGTGAGATAATGTCCAAAATAAGTTGAGAACTTTATCTGCCATAACTCCATCTTTATCATCTTCCGCAAGTCGTCTTATAAGCTCCAGTAATTTTTCTCTCTGTTTGTCATTTGCTTCGGATAAAGAAGACTGAAATCTTTTGAAGAGATGATCAAGTTGTACAGGTGAGAAATCCCAGGCTAATTTAGCTAGCAAGTCATGAACATTTTTAACAATGGCTTCGTGTTGGCCAACTTGAGCATCCCATATATCATCTAAATCATGAGATGAAAGAGAAAATTCTCTAATCTTGAaacgaataattttttccaatttttcaacGTATTGAGGTTGATGAAGAGAATCTTGTAAGACAATTTGTAGAACCTTATTTTCACAGAGCCAACGTGCCATTCTTTCAGCTGTCAAGAAATCTTCTTCTGTCCCTGGTTTCCCTACAAtcacattattattatgttgggGATGATGAATGGGTACATCGAGTCCACTCCTTCTTTGAGGATTTTGGTGATAATAAGATACAGACGCTATCACCCGATTTACTTCATTCAGAGCGTTCATTTTTCCACCAAAAGAGGAAACGCGCAACTGTCTCAGTATCATTTGAAGACGAAACATTTCTAACTCACGGATTCGTTCTTCGTTTTCTTCTCCAGTTAGAGCTGCTGTTGACAAATGCTTGAGagctaaaaagataaaattatatatatatatggtatactagggcaaaaatatatctatctatCATAGTTATTGTTAATTACAAACACATAATTGCAACTTTTCTTTGAACAAAATCTCATGTTTGATGActtaaattctcaaaaagtacattttaagaTATACTTTAGAATAAGAATTTTCCGTCAAGTTTAATAGGTGCAAGTAGGATGCAATTTCCTTTTTCCTACACAACGACAACAACCTATCGCATCttctattattttaactaattatatggaaactaaaaaaatatatatatattggaataaCCTTTAATAAGCGAAGAGAGTGCGTCATTTTTGCCCTCTTTTTTGAGTTCTTCATCCTTGAGAGACTCAAGATACGAGGGAATGTGAgtaaaaagaggaagaaaatacttttcaagTGTTGACTGGGAAAGAAATTCCGCACAAAAGCCGAAAGGTCTAATAAGAGCAAGAAGGAGAGGTATTCCCGGGGGTGGGGGTTGCATGAGTCTCTTGGATATCATGTCAAAGCCTCCCAAATTCCCAAAATGATTAATAAGATCCAGGAGCCAGCCTTTGGTCTGGATGTTGTCTTTGGTGAAGGTCGGTTCTCGCTCAGGTTTGAATCCCGCATTGTACACGTGGAACTTATGATGGGGATTCAGGAGAAGAACCAGAAGATCCTTGGAAGCAAAGAGCTCCTCTTCTTCCGCCCCAAGAGCATGAGTCCATTTGAGAACGAGGAGCTCCATGAGTCGCTCACAATTGAGCAGAATGTATTTCTGAATATCCGGCTTCCATGAGGAGACGGCTTCATCGGTCAGAATCTTCACAAAGGACACCGGAAGCCCGTCGCGGTAAAAGCGAAGGCAGTCCTCGCACTCCACGTCCTTCCCTTTCTTCGCCAACCGGATGGAGGCTTCCAACAAGACCTCCAACTCTCCTTTCGGAAGCACGGGAATCACCCAACGAGGGTTGTTGATCAACTCTTCCAGTTTTAACAGCTTCTCCAAAGGATAAGGAGGATCCTCCTCCTCTTCTCCTCCTCCCACACTCATCTCTATGCTTGGATTGATGAGGATCAACACTTTAATTCACTCCACTCCAATCTATTCCAATTTCACACTTTTCCTATAGGCTACAGTCTAGTCGCCATTCGGTATTCCTGGCCTTTTGATTTCCAGCTCCCTTCAATATATTCAGCTAGAAACTcgattccttcttcttcttcttcttcttttcttcttcttttctctttctttctttctttctttctttcttgtcTTCTTCTCTTTCCTCCGTCCTCCTAATACGCGAGTCTgtctttctttccttccttaCTTAATTCCTCGATCATTTATCATTATGAATATGCAGCACCACCagtcttttcttcttttcctttctctctctctctcgctCTCTTTTTCTCTACTATCATTAGTGATGCAAGATGTGAAAACACGGTCCAAGAccgatctttttttttcaattcggtCGTAAGCCTCTATCGGTCAAGttactattttttgataacataaAGATCCTCAAAAAATCAAGAACCAAGTGATAAATATTATGctaatgagaaaatatttttcttagtcACTGATCCTTTGATTTCAATGTTTTCCAATGAATCATTTGAGCTGTAGAGTAATGATGAAAGCAGAACatatttcaatatcaaaaacATTCTTATGTTTTTCTGCAAGTTTGTTCAATTTCTTTCGATTAAATCACAAGAAATGAAACTGAAATTATAGCTATCTTTAGACATATGTGTAGATTAAATTTCCCTGTTGTTGAATATCTTTGGGCTACAGGCACCCAAGTACCCCCAAATTGGGAATCTGATgtcttttaaaagatttatgcTTCAAAAGAGATGgatttacttcaatgaaaacaATCAAGcgtccaaaataaattatttttctgtttccttaattatttttttaaaggatatttgGACTTCAACTTCCAAACAGTCAATTGATGAAGTGATTTTCGCttataaaggttttttaaagCAAGTGACTATTCTTGGTAATTTCGTAATTTGGCAATTTTAGCGAAGATATCaaaattggcaaaaaatattttattataatttagtcCTATTATGACAAccttgattgatttatttataattcgaTCGAATTCTATGAGTGTCCAATCAAGGGTTAAGTGATCTTTTTTAGACTGATTGCGACCGAATTTTCGGTCCATCCTGCGGTCTCAGAACGAAATTTAATGTTCTTGAAATCCTGGAGCGATTGGTGCTCCGAACTATGAAACAGAACATAGTTTGCCTAGAATTATTATCGCAAAACCTCTTAGAAATGAGCGTTTTCCTAATCAGCTTGCCACTTAGGATGTAAGAGAAACATTCCAGATCTTAGAAATCGTGtacgaaacattcttcaaattatgccTCAAGATTATAACACTGTCAATTACATGAGGTCATGAAAGGCCTACTATACAAACATCAGGAGATAATGtattattcaaacatttttttttcttcattttcttcagaGACCTTATATAAtttcctgatttatgagttatacaaatatgatttatatgtagactgaattttaaatgaaaccgatacaatataattttttagtggGACTGGAAAGAATCGTacgacaaatttaatttattagatgAAGTTATCCAATTTCTTATCaagaattttttgatattatattttgtaaaaaatacatttataaaaaaatctgtctCAGACCAGTCTGGAGTTTTCAAACGACCGCAACACTAACTATCATCATTCCATCTTCATTCTTTACTTCTTTCTATGACCCctctctcattttttttttctctctctctttcccacgtaagtttttttttttttttttttcttttaaagttatattttttaaaagttattaagatTTTCAGCTACGCCCAACAACCGGCTTCCTGACATAAATTCACTCACTCACTCAACctacttttcttcttcttttttttttttccccttcctttttttgactttcattctcaaaaattagGGATGTTAAAATTGTCCATATCCTCgtgagcatacatttaaaaaaaagtatatgtttgtAATGAGCAAAATATTAGtgctcttataaattattttcccctattttgaaaattcaaacgtattagcgagTAAGGAGCACCATTCTTTTTAAAGTAATCTCCGTCtacaggattttatttttatgggagcctaattttttaaagagaccaaaaaacctttttggattctttttttggATCGGGGCTGCATTTTAGCAAGTGACTTTCCTTTAGaacctaaaacaaaaaaaaaaaattttaaccgTTTGCAATTGAAATTTGTTCTACTAAGCGGTAATTTTTCGGAGTTAACGACAAAAATCACTCGTTAGGGGGTCTCAATATCCTCATTACAATCCCCAGCGGACATCCCTTGTAAGTCAATGTCAATATCTTCTATCCAGGTCACCAATATAAAGGACTCGGAGATTAAATCCGCGCCCTCTCTcctatatgcaaaaaaaaaaaacataaaatccatttttaatatttttatttcaaagaaaaaacatagTCATTGTAGGTCATGTTTCTTGAGGCTTACCCTTAATTGCCCTCAGCTTCGATTACGGCCTCTGAAGGGGGGGGGCAGGCCTTGATGACAAGGTTCCTGATAATGGATACAAAGTGATCCTTCATGGCGGCCACCAGACTTGCCTTAGTTTTGTAGGAACGTCTATTTGTGTGTGCCTCAAGGTAGCCCTAGACGAAATCATCCATCGGATTAAGATTGGAACAGCTGAGGGGCCACTGTTCGTTGGTCACGAGGTCGTAGCAGTTCTTCTCAAGCCAGGCAAGATATTTGTTGGATACATGACAGGGTGCAGAATTCTGCTTCAACACACAGAGAATGGCTCTGGCCACATGGGTGATCCAGCAGATCATAGACTGTTGGTGTAACATAACTATGGTGCATCTCAGTTCCTCCTCTCTGAAGTGAATCTCCGGCACCTGAGTATTACTCTTCCGTTGAGACGAAATTAGACTGAATTAATGTGCCTTGTCTGTATATTACgcagaatttgaaaaaaaaaattgatatgacGACATTTAATCCCAGGGCGACAGAAAGAGGCCGCAGATTTCATTTTTGAGCCCtgtatacttttctttttgatttacactttCAACGATTAGTAACAGTAACGATCTCTAGCAACGTTCTCAAACTATTTTTTCCTATTCCATATCCCATATATGAACGCTTAAATATGTGCATCTTCTCTTTCAACACGAAAAACGACATTAcataaattttctaaagttgttttaaaaaaaaacgtacgCTTCACATTGGGAAACACTAACCTATAGAGAA from Lepeophtheirus salmonis chromosome 1, UVic_Lsal_1.4, whole genome shotgun sequence includes these protein-coding regions:
- the faf gene encoding ubiquitin carboxyl-terminal hydrolase 9X, with translation MSVGGGEEEEDPPYPLEKLLKLEELINNPRWVIPVLPKGELEVLLEASIRLAKKGKDVECEDCLRFYRDGLPVSFVKILTDEAVSSWKPDIQKYILLNCERLMELLVLKWTHALGAEEEELFASKDLLVLLLNPHHKFHVYNAGFKPEREPTFTKDNIQTKGWLLDLINHFGNLGGFDMISKRLMQPPPPGIPLLLALIRPFGFCAEFLSQSTLEKYFLPLFTHIPSYLESLKDEELKKEGKNDALSSLIKALKHLSTAALTGEENEERIRELEMFRLQMILRQLRVSSFGGKMNALNEVNRVIASVSYYHQNPQRRSGLDVPIHHPQHNNNVIVGKPGTEEDFLTAERMARWLCENKVLQIVLQDSLHQPQYVEKLEKIIRFKIREFSLSSHDLDDIWDAQVGQHEAIVKNVHDLLAKLAWDFSPVQLDHLFKRFQSSLSEANDKQREKLLELIRRLAEDDKDGVMADKVLNLFWTLSHSKNVSTEIMDQALAAHVKILDYSCTQNSEGQKNRWLDACIDEINNNSKWVIPALKQIREICSLYPESSNNDPHNTLPNPHHHAQGVAYRHDVINRLQSSHVLVIKVANNLTSYIKQLESEGFVDKDPLKIFPDGRFDHIVQVRERLIFLRFLLKDGRLWLCAAQAKQIWECLAEKAVFKEDREACFDWFSKLMGVEPDLDPEISKSFFVENILKFDPMLMTESGIQCFDKFFKSVNSKEEKLIIKRRIYLMNNLELIGIDYIWQIIRSSPDEEVANRAIDILEETFTNLGPSLIDSQLEIHEDFISTCMEQLRPIYDTISIMDPGARDTEMKYRQLIRILKVLYEYIFECDSDFGEERSYVPLYRAAKGKQLSLIIRFTHQGRQNEDVDILVHTNDTLGSLRRQIFQRLKLSSASIKLELFYNGECLENRDDGKILLNTQLTDKSIVTGKVSQISSNIASSPDSSSDSSTSSPHHLYDGPNYEAEQSLPGIIMAKSPRNKRFLIQLADLGCERNIPDLRDRARHVLQIMPPDFDTVNSMRKFCHEIAATQTSGDNVLFKEFFSSSPSETLYNLEVMYALLMPGLGTLTDKTLEFQLNFVKAGGMQCFKSILTQRDFLSNADDVMKQLCYISVAKICKFLFCVVGHAFVCAAADGIISDSPSPSSPAITMVLQKALIQVPNPTNEFRLRQISHRIAPQLAKYMTVNIMDYSTVLAIIRLAWASSSGNINLISSDSPYIDVELHAPHEEGNVYSLMPEQISLCKEAMEILTLAIALYPPSLDKLNKEKMWHQFIIDMILLSNLKRVRIEAGEQFLTITNRCSNDENSPKILIDLLFSVLNTTATQKAKQSSEYFVVLSCLLLNVSSTGMVLNSTESLLNNEINWLKKVRDDVRETGHSRVDDSLLEGHLRITRELIAFLSPEKKIEVGNTVGLIKDIIEDFIFPSSKMMVIYNQTGEIPMDNVVPVCTTGQTHMAAFEVLVILCTECSKNLKIVANMLTEMFYANSDESLYEWEYLPPVGPRPLKGFVGLKNAGATCYMNSVLQQLFMIEGVRNGVLSAEGACNDPDEDFSGEDRENEAHSNEHNHNIDIGEYGAVSSRKDYNITILKQVQAIFAHLSHTKLQFYVPKGLWKHFRMQGEPVNLREQQDAVEFFMSLIDFVDEALKALGYEQRMTKVLGGVLSDQMICKTCPHRYSREEPFCVLSVEVRNHNNLTDSLHEYVKGELLDGNNAYHCASCDKKVDTMKRLCIKKLPPILVIQLKRFDYDYERECAIKFNDYFEFPRVLDMEPYTVGGLAKIEGEVIDADPSDLDGKTVHTYKLRGMVVHSGQASGGHYYSYIKSKDKWYKFDDGEVSEVKVDDDEELKAQCYGGECVSEVYDQMSKRTSSRRQKRWWNAYMLFYCRSDIADDSLAVDVLNKMNELNLNGVSVHSSSSSSTKIPVPIEKSIQKQNVRFLHHRNQFNNEYFKFMKQLICCNRHVVNPVGDRHSINTMGNSHKWASDFEEIALTTVQLASKFLFQSAFHTKKSLRGSALDWYDSLHDYLNCSPIVRSWFGQKALFAHPVRFCEYMLECPSVEVRTAFSRIIVCLAHFSLNDGPVPAPPILQQPFIPIEIVGNTLADHLLSTVLSLLWMEVSEHGRHITQYFSFFSMYASLGVPEKTQLLKLNVPAIFIQVAIDEGPGPPIKYQYVEFGKLYQVVSTLIRCCDVSNRCSSQKVDGNPLPNPYAETSEPIMPIQQKVAELVFVKCEYLKKLVEEANSQEDTKKLIQFCCWENMTFSNAVLCELLWHISLVYPYELKLYLDLLMTVLRIEDSWQTLRIQNALKGIHHENTSRDGLFDNITKSTTHCHKRAYHCIKLLVSLFSNCRVAKMIFDNSPDIRNTWSSAVVWLTEELDRGRSVPGSYPPGQYSYSNWSPPGQSNENTNGYFLERSHSAKLTLDAAFQLLSEEDMEEIEEIETAEPVNTSTRGGPGGESNSLIESNSGGNNMDVNIRSNTENKKQSGTDANIS